The Flavobacterium psychrophilum genome includes a region encoding these proteins:
- a CDS encoding 6-pyruvoyl tetrahydropterin synthase translates to MSKIRITKQFTFETGHALYGYDGKCKNVHGHSYKLSVTVIGSPITDVSNVKYGMVIDFGDLKKIVKEDIVDVFDHATVFNQNTPHIELAKELKERDHHVILVDYQPTSENMVIDFADKIKRRLPANILLHSLRLQETETSFAEWFQSDNL, encoded by the coding sequence ATGAGCAAAATCAGGATTACCAAACAGTTTACTTTCGAAACCGGACATGCCCTTTATGGCTACGACGGAAAATGCAAAAACGTACACGGTCACAGTTACAAACTTTCGGTAACCGTTATCGGTTCTCCTATCACTGATGTGTCGAATGTTAAGTACGGAATGGTGATTGATTTTGGCGACCTGAAAAAGATCGTTAAAGAAGACATCGTAGATGTTTTTGACCATGCAACTGTATTCAACCAGAACACACCACACATAGAACTGGCAAAAGAGCTTAAAGAGCGCGACCACCACGTTATATTGGTAGATTACCAACCGACAAGTGAAAACATGGTGATAGATTTTGCTGATAAAATTAAACGCCGATTACCCGCCAACATATTACTACATTCACTGCGCTTACAGGAAACGGAAACTTCCTTTGCAGAGTGGTTTCAAAGCGACAACTTATAA
- a CDS encoding oxidoreductase, whose protein sequence is MDELQLNPLYEKVIDDLMEKQFSIVDDFFSKEEVLALRGSLLEKYDEDRFKKSAIGNQANEKIIDAIRGDFILWLNEENANGAELQFFTRINDFKDYLNRTCFMGINEGEFHYALYPQGTFYKRHLDTFQNDSRRKLSMVCYLNDEDWKPEYGGELTIYLNENGTEKAINIYPVQGRMVVFESQILEHEVKPVQRERLSITGWLKTRG, encoded by the coding sequence ATGGACGAATTACAGCTGAATCCGCTATATGAGAAGGTTATAGATGACCTTATGGAGAAACAATTTAGTATTGTTGACGATTTTTTTTCGAAGGAGGAAGTGCTTGCACTGCGTGGCAGCCTGCTGGAAAAATATGACGAAGACAGGTTTAAAAAATCGGCTATTGGTAACCAGGCAAATGAAAAGATCATCGATGCTATAAGGGGTGATTTTATTCTTTGGCTAAACGAAGAAAATGCCAATGGTGCCGAACTTCAGTTTTTTACAAGAATCAACGACTTCAAGGATTACCTTAATCGTACCTGCTTTATGGGTATAAATGAAGGGGAGTTTCATTATGCACTGTATCCGCAGGGCACGTTTTATAAACGCCACCTTGATACATTTCAGAACGACAGCCGCAGAAAACTATCTATGGTGTGTTACCTTAACGATGAAGACTGGAAGCCGGAATATGGGGGCGAGCTTACTATTTACCTAAACGAAAACGGAACAGAAAAGGCAATAAATATTTATCCTGTGCAAGGCAGGATGGTGGTTTTTGAAAGCCAGATATTAGAGCATGAGGTAAAACCTGTACAGAGGGAGCGCCTTAGTATTACTGGATGGCTAAAAACCAGGGGCTAG
- a CDS encoding enoyl-CoA hydratase codes for MTTTTRPNGSLYTKMDNKIATVEFGHPASNSFPGELLQRLTDELNLLSKNPDINLIILRSEGDGAFCAGASFDELLAVSDLKEGAVFFSGFANVINAMRNCSKLIVGRIHGKAVGGGVGLAAACDYALATESSAIKLSEFTIGIGPFVIAPAVERKMGVAALAEMTLAAHEWKNAYWAQEKGLYAKVFTDVKELDKEFDIFTQKLAGYNPEALADMKKVLWEGTENWDKLLTERAKISGRLVLSDFTKNALGQFKK; via the coding sequence ATGACCACCACCACCAGGCCTAATGGCTCATTATATACTAAAATGGACAACAAAATCGCTACGGTAGAATTCGGACATCCGGCGAGTAATTCTTTTCCCGGAGAGCTTTTACAGCGATTAACAGATGAATTAAACCTGCTTAGCAAAAACCCAGATATCAACCTTATCATCTTAAGGAGCGAAGGCGATGGTGCCTTCTGTGCGGGAGCATCTTTTGACGAACTACTTGCAGTATCAGACCTTAAGGAAGGTGCTGTGTTTTTCTCCGGTTTTGCCAACGTAATAAATGCTATGCGTAATTGTTCTAAGCTAATTGTAGGGCGTATACACGGAAAAGCAGTTGGTGGAGGTGTTGGCCTTGCTGCTGCGTGCGACTATGCCTTAGCAACAGAGAGTAGCGCGATAAAGCTGTCTGAATTCACTATCGGTATAGGTCCGTTTGTAATAGCGCCGGCTGTAGAAAGAAAAATGGGAGTGGCAGCGCTGGCCGAAATGACTTTGGCTGCTCACGAGTGGAAAAATGCGTACTGGGCTCAGGAAAAAGGGCTATATGCAAAGGTTTTTACAGACGTAAAAGAATTGGATAAAGAGTTCGACATCTTTACCCAAAAACTGGCTGGCTATAATCCTGAGGCATTAGCCGATATGAAAAAAGTATTATGGGAAGGCACAGAAAACTGGGATAAACTGCTTACAGAAAGAGCGAAGATCTCCGGTCGTCTTGTACTATCAGATTTTACTAAAAATGCACTGGGGCAGTTTAAAAAATAA